From Heliomicrobium undosum, the proteins below share one genomic window:
- a CDS encoding 2-isopropylmalate synthase, giving the protein MSKRVVIFDTTLRDGEQSPGVSLNLHEKLEIAQQLARLGVDVIEAGFPIASPGDFEAVKAVAEQVRGPVICGLARANRKDIERAAEALRGAEEARIHTFIATSPIHMKHKLRMEPDKVLETAVEAVKLAKSFTSNVEFSAEDAFRSDVEFLCRIFSAAIEAGATTINIPDTVGYATPQEFGAFIKAIINGTPNMDKAVVSVHCHNDLGLAVANTLAALENGALQVEGTINGIGERAGNASLEEVIMALYTRKPVYGLETSVNKSEIYRTSRLVSNLTGMLVQPNKAVVGKNAFAHESGIHQDGVLKERTTYEIMNPEMIGIFTNNIVLGKHSGRHAFRERLKELGYSLDDEKLTKAFARFKALADRKREITDEDLVVLVEDELRTFPEAYSLEYLHITSGTVLVPTATIRLRREEENFEEASCGDGPVDAAYKAIEKITDTGARLASYAISATTAGEDSQGEVSVKLEREGRFYTGRGVDTDIIVASAKAYLNAVNKIVFDGMLAVKPERAV; this is encoded by the coding sequence ATGTCCAAGCGAGTCGTCATTTTCGACACCACTCTCCGAGACGGCGAGCAATCGCCCGGGGTGAGCCTTAACCTCCATGAAAAGCTGGAGATTGCCCAGCAGTTGGCCCGCCTAGGCGTGGACGTCATCGAAGCCGGATTCCCCATCGCCTCACCGGGCGACTTCGAGGCCGTCAAAGCCGTGGCGGAACAGGTGCGAGGGCCTGTCATCTGCGGTCTCGCTCGGGCCAACCGCAAGGACATCGAGCGGGCCGCCGAAGCGCTGCGAGGCGCCGAAGAAGCCCGCATCCACACCTTCATCGCCACGTCGCCCATTCACATGAAACACAAGTTGCGCATGGAACCGGACAAGGTCCTGGAGACAGCCGTCGAAGCTGTCAAACTGGCTAAGTCCTTCACCTCGAACGTGGAGTTCTCCGCCGAGGACGCCTTCCGCAGCGATGTGGAATTCCTCTGCCGCATCTTCTCGGCCGCCATTGAGGCCGGCGCGACGACGATCAACATCCCTGACACGGTCGGCTACGCCACGCCCCAGGAGTTTGGCGCCTTCATCAAAGCGATCATCAACGGCACGCCGAACATGGATAAGGCCGTCGTCTCCGTCCACTGTCACAACGACCTCGGCCTGGCCGTCGCCAACACCCTGGCGGCGCTGGAAAACGGCGCCCTCCAGGTCGAAGGCACCATCAACGGCATCGGCGAGCGGGCCGGCAACGCCTCCCTCGAAGAGGTGATCATGGCTCTCTACACCCGCAAACCCGTCTACGGCCTGGAAACGTCGGTCAACAAGAGCGAGATTTACCGGACCTCGCGCCTCGTTTCCAACCTGACGGGGATGCTCGTCCAGCCGAACAAGGCCGTTGTCGGCAAAAACGCCTTCGCCCACGAGTCGGGCATCCACCAGGACGGCGTCCTGAAAGAGCGGACCACCTACGAGATTATGAACCCCGAGATGATCGGCATCTTCACGAACAACATCGTCCTGGGCAAACACTCGGGCCGGCACGCCTTCCGGGAGCGCCTCAAGGAACTGGGCTACAGCCTCGACGATGAGAAGCTGACCAAGGCCTTTGCCCGGTTCAAGGCCCTGGCCGATCGCAAGCGGGAGATTACCGATGAAGACCTGGTCGTCCTGGTAGAAGACGAACTGCGCACCTTCCCCGAGGCCTACAGTCTCGAATACCTGCATATCACCAGCGGCACCGTGCTGGTCCCGACGGCCACGATCCGGCTCCGTCGCGAAGAGGAGAACTTTGAGGAGGCTTCCTGCGGCGACGGTCCTGTTGACGCAGCCTACAAAGCCATCGAGAAGATCACCGATACCGGCGCCCGCCTGGCCTCCTACGCCATCAGCGCCACCACCGCCGGCGAGGACTCCCAGGGCGAGGTGAGCGTCAAGTTGGAGCGGGAAGGCCGCTTCTACACGGGCCGCGGCGTCGATACGGACATCATCGTGGCGTCAGCGAAGGCCTATCTGAATGCGGTCAACAAGATCGTCT